A part of Capsicum annuum cultivar UCD-10X-F1 chromosome 6, UCD10Xv1.1, whole genome shotgun sequence genomic DNA contains:
- the LOC107876005 gene encoding aspartyl protease family protein At5g10770 isoform X1, protein MSLWPYTVFLLLFILLTLCNDAFGNNEDNEQILHLKRLQRTQKSINRSCYSQKSKSENGATILEMQHKDYCSSGSISDMNKKLQKQLVADDIRVRSIQASIKNIISGKIVTSSQTLIPVTSGVKLHSLNYIVTVTLGGRNATVIVDTGSDLTWVQCQPCRLCYNQPEPLFNPSASPTYHSVECNSSACQTLQSATGNAGLCGRDVQECNYVVNYGDGSYTRGELGQDHLVLGSASVENFIFGCGRNNKGLFGLASGLMGLGRSDLSLISQTFGNFGGVFSYCLPSAESMSSGSLVLGGDSDTTIFKNSTPISYTRMLANPQLFSFYFLNLTGLTIGGVAIQDSASGKRGMIVDSGTVITRLPPTIYKAVTVEFLKQFSGYPSKPGISILDTCFDLSAYEEVNVPTIKMQFEGGAEMEVDVTGVLYIAKSDASQVCLALASLEYDDEIGIIGNYQQKNTRVIYNIKKSRFGFAKETCSF, encoded by the exons atgtctctTTGGCCATATacagtttttcttcttcttttcattctGCTCACTTTATGTAATGATGCATTTGGCAATAATGAAGACAATGAACAAATTCTTCACCTCAAAAGACTTCAAAGGACACAAAAGAGTATCAACCGAAGTTGTtattctcaaaaatcaa aAAGTGAAAATGGAGCAACTATATTGGAAATGCAGCATAAAGATTACTGCTCATCAGGATCAATTAGTGACATGAACAAAAAACTGCAGAAACAACTGGTGGCTGATGATATTCGAGTTCGGTCAATACAAGCCagtattaaaaatatcatttctggaaaaattgttaCTTCATCACAAACACTAATTCCTGTAACTTCTGGTGTCAAACTGCATAGTCTGAACTACATTGTCACAGTAACATTAGGTGGTCGAAACGCGACAGTGATTGTGGACACAGGAAGTGACCTGACATGGGTTCAGTGCCAACCTTGTAGATTGTGTTACAATCAACCAGAACCTCTGTTCAACCCTTCTGCTTCTCCTACTTATCACTCAGTTGAATGCAATTCATCGGCTTGTCAAACTCTTCAATCTGCAACTGGAAATGCGGGATTATGTGGGCGTGATGTACAAGAATGTAATTATGTTGTCAACTACGGAGATGGATCTTACACTCGAGGCGAACTTGGCCAAGATCATTTGGTTCTTGGAAGTGCATCTGTTGAGAATTTTATCTTTGGTTGTGGCAGGAATAATAAAGGTCTATTTGGTTTAGCTTCAGGGCTTATGGGACTTGGAAGAAGTGATCTTTCTTTGATATCTCAAACATTTGGGAATTTTGGTGGTGTTTTCTCCTATTGTTTGCCTTCAGCTGAATCTATGTCCTCTGGCTCATTAGTACTAGGGGGTGACAGTGACACTACAATTTTCAAGAATTCTACACCCATTTCTTACACCAGAATGTTAGCAAATCCACAGCTTTTTAGCTTCTATTTTCTCAATCTAACCGGGCTTACCATCGGTGGGGTGGCTATTCAAGATTCAGCTTCTGGCAAACGTGGGATGATTGTTGATTCTGGTACGGTTATCACAAGGCTCCCTCCAACAATATACAAAGCTGTTACGGTAGAGTTCTTGAAACAATTTTCGGGGTACCCTTCAAAACCAGGAATTTCAATTCTTGATACTTGTTTTGATCTGTCTGCATATGAAGAAGTGAACGTTCCCACAATTAAGATGCAGTTTGAGGGTGGTGCTGAGATGGAAGTGGATGTTACTGGGGTTCTTTATATTGCAAAGAGTGATGCATCACAAGTCTGTTTGGCTCTAGCAAGCCTTGAATATGATGATGAGATAGGAATTATTGGAAATTATCAGCAGAAGAACACTAGGGTCATATACAACATAAAGAAGTCGCGATTTGGATTTGCAAAAGAGACATGTAGTTTCTGA
- the LOC107876005 gene encoding aspartyl protease family protein At5g10770 isoform X2, with translation MQHKDYCSSGSISDMNKKLQKQLVADDIRVRSIQASIKNIISGKIVTSSQTLIPVTSGVKLHSLNYIVTVTLGGRNATVIVDTGSDLTWVQCQPCRLCYNQPEPLFNPSASPTYHSVECNSSACQTLQSATGNAGLCGRDVQECNYVVNYGDGSYTRGELGQDHLVLGSASVENFIFGCGRNNKGLFGLASGLMGLGRSDLSLISQTFGNFGGVFSYCLPSAESMSSGSLVLGGDSDTTIFKNSTPISYTRMLANPQLFSFYFLNLTGLTIGGVAIQDSASGKRGMIVDSGTVITRLPPTIYKAVTVEFLKQFSGYPSKPGISILDTCFDLSAYEEVNVPTIKMQFEGGAEMEVDVTGVLYIAKSDASQVCLALASLEYDDEIGIIGNYQQKNTRVIYNIKKSRFGFAKETCSF, from the coding sequence ATGCAGCATAAAGATTACTGCTCATCAGGATCAATTAGTGACATGAACAAAAAACTGCAGAAACAACTGGTGGCTGATGATATTCGAGTTCGGTCAATACAAGCCagtattaaaaatatcatttctggaaaaattgttaCTTCATCACAAACACTAATTCCTGTAACTTCTGGTGTCAAACTGCATAGTCTGAACTACATTGTCACAGTAACATTAGGTGGTCGAAACGCGACAGTGATTGTGGACACAGGAAGTGACCTGACATGGGTTCAGTGCCAACCTTGTAGATTGTGTTACAATCAACCAGAACCTCTGTTCAACCCTTCTGCTTCTCCTACTTATCACTCAGTTGAATGCAATTCATCGGCTTGTCAAACTCTTCAATCTGCAACTGGAAATGCGGGATTATGTGGGCGTGATGTACAAGAATGTAATTATGTTGTCAACTACGGAGATGGATCTTACACTCGAGGCGAACTTGGCCAAGATCATTTGGTTCTTGGAAGTGCATCTGTTGAGAATTTTATCTTTGGTTGTGGCAGGAATAATAAAGGTCTATTTGGTTTAGCTTCAGGGCTTATGGGACTTGGAAGAAGTGATCTTTCTTTGATATCTCAAACATTTGGGAATTTTGGTGGTGTTTTCTCCTATTGTTTGCCTTCAGCTGAATCTATGTCCTCTGGCTCATTAGTACTAGGGGGTGACAGTGACACTACAATTTTCAAGAATTCTACACCCATTTCTTACACCAGAATGTTAGCAAATCCACAGCTTTTTAGCTTCTATTTTCTCAATCTAACCGGGCTTACCATCGGTGGGGTGGCTATTCAAGATTCAGCTTCTGGCAAACGTGGGATGATTGTTGATTCTGGTACGGTTATCACAAGGCTCCCTCCAACAATATACAAAGCTGTTACGGTAGAGTTCTTGAAACAATTTTCGGGGTACCCTTCAAAACCAGGAATTTCAATTCTTGATACTTGTTTTGATCTGTCTGCATATGAAGAAGTGAACGTTCCCACAATTAAGATGCAGTTTGAGGGTGGTGCTGAGATGGAAGTGGATGTTACTGGGGTTCTTTATATTGCAAAGAGTGATGCATCACAAGTCTGTTTGGCTCTAGCAAGCCTTGAATATGATGATGAGATAGGAATTATTGGAAATTATCAGCAGAAGAACACTAGGGTCATATACAACATAAAGAAGTCGCGATTTGGATTTGCAAAAGAGACATGTAGTTTCTGA
- the LOC107876004 gene encoding probable folate-biopterin transporter 3 isoform X3 — MKALIYLFRLCKGFIGVVAMLSLSINQNLHLASALLCLMGGSAGAAIADVTIDACVTENSINHPSLASDMQSLCGLSSSVGQLIGYAISGFLVQLIGSKGVFGLLSIPSSLVILVGMITREAHGHNVAYKRVSQKFVDAGKAMWMALKCENVWRPCIYMFLSLAVSLHIHEGMFYWYTEAKDGPSFSKEMVGSISSVGAVGSLLGVLLYQNAFKNHPFRGLLFWTQLLYGASGLLDLILLSRVNLKFGIPDYVVVVGDAAFSQMIGRLKWMPLLVLSSKLCPSGIEGTFFALLMSIDHIGILTASWGGGLLLHAFNVTRTQFDNLWIVVAIRSILRMLPVCILFLIPSSDPNAAILPSEMLKSKKGDETLENQNMEMAPLVSSLDQQLVDT, encoded by the exons ATGAAGGCATTGATCTACTTATTTCGATTATGTAAAG GTTTCATTGGTGTTGTCGCTATGCTTAGTCTGTCAATCAACCAGAACTTACATCTTGCATCTGCTTTGTTGTGCCTAATGGGTGGCAGTGCGGGAGCTGCAATAGCAGATGTGACTATTGATGCTTGTGTGACTGAGAACAGCATAAACCATCCTTCTCTTGCCAGTGACATGCAAAGCTTGTGTGGTCTGAGCTCTTCAGTGGGGCAACTGATTGGGTATGCAATCAGTGGGTTTTTGGTACAGCTCATTGGATCCAAG GGGGTATTTGGACTTTTAAGCATCCCGTCTTCATTGGTCATTTTGGTAGGAATGATAACGCGGGAAGCCCATGGACACAACGTTGCATATAAGCGT GTAAGTCAAAAGTTCGTGGATGCTGGTAAGGCTATGTGGATGGCACTGAAATGTGAGAATGTTTGGAGGCCATGTATATACATGTTCCTTTCTCTAGCAGTAAGTTTGCATATTCATGAGGGAATGTTTTACTGGTATACAGAAGCAAAGGATGGCCCATCTTTCTCAAAG GAGATGGTAGGGTCCATATCTTCTGTTGGTGCTGTAGGCTCTCTTCTAGGTGTTCTCCTCTACCAGAATGCCTTTAAAAATCATCCTTTTCGTGGTTTACTTTTCTGGACTCAGTTACTGTATGGTGCTTCGGGGCTGTTGGATTTAATATTGCTCTCACGTGTAAACTTAAAGTTTGGCATCCctgattatgttgttgttgtaggcgATGCAGCATTCAGTCAGATGATTGGGCGTCTCAAATGGATGCCTCTTCTTGTACTCAGTTCAAAGCTTTGCCCCTCGGGCATTGAAGGAACTTTTTTTGCTTTGCTAATGTCAATTGATCATATTGGTATTCTCACAGCTTCGTGGGGTGGAGGTCTCTTACTTCATGCCTTCAATGTTACAAGGACACAATTTGACAACCTTTGGATAGTGGTAGCGATCCGGAGCATTTTAAGAATGCTGCCAGTTTGCATTCTGTTTTTGATACCCAGCAGTGATCCAAATGCTGCTATTCTCCCATCCGAGATGTTGAAGAGTAAAAAGGGCGACGAGACGTTGGAAAATCAGAACATGGAAATGGCTCCTCTTGTGAGCAGTTTGGACCAGCAGTTAGTTGATACATGA
- the LOC107876004 gene encoding probable folate-biopterin transporter 3 isoform X2 yields MNTSKMGLILRKPFYWVKKLSEELHWSFVSAVVLVYGINQGMSLSLIRISTQYYMKDEQKLQPSEAQVYSGIIQLPWVVKPLWGFLTDTLPIFGYRRRPYFALGGFIGVVAMLSLSINQNLHLASALLCLMGGSAGAAIADVTIDACVTENSINHPSLASDMQSLCGLSSSVGQLIGYAISGFLVQLIGSKGVFGLLSIPSSLVILVGMITREAHGHNVAYKRVSQKFVDAGKAMWMALKCENVWRPCIYMFLSLAVSLHIHEGMFYWYTEAKDGPSFSKEMVGSISSVGAVGSLLGDAAFSQMIGRLKWMPLLVLSSKLCPSGIEGTFFALLMSIDHIGILTASWGGGLLLHAFNVTRTQFDNLWIVVAIRSILRMLPVCILFLIPSSDPNAAILPSEMLKSKKGDETLENQNMEMAPLVSSLDQQLVDT; encoded by the exons ATGAACACTTCAAAAATGGGCCTAATATTGCGAAAACCATTTTATTGGGTAAAAAAGCTAAGTGAAGAGCTACACTGGAGTTTCGTATCGGCTGTGGTGCTTGTGTACGGAATTAATCAGGGAATGAGTTTAAGTCTGATTAGAATTAGTACGCAGTATTATATGAAAGATGAGCAGAAGTTACAGCCATCTGAGGCTCAAGTTTATTCTGGAATTATTCAATTGCCTTGGGTTGTTAAGCCTCTTTGGGGATTCTTAACTGATACTCTTCCTATTTTCGGTTATAGGAGACGGCCCTACTTTGCTCTTGGTG GTTTCATTGGTGTTGTCGCTATGCTTAGTCTGTCAATCAACCAGAACTTACATCTTGCATCTGCTTTGTTGTGCCTAATGGGTGGCAGTGCGGGAGCTGCAATAGCAGATGTGACTATTGATGCTTGTGTGACTGAGAACAGCATAAACCATCCTTCTCTTGCCAGTGACATGCAAAGCTTGTGTGGTCTGAGCTCTTCAGTGGGGCAACTGATTGGGTATGCAATCAGTGGGTTTTTGGTACAGCTCATTGGATCCAAG GGGGTATTTGGACTTTTAAGCATCCCGTCTTCATTGGTCATTTTGGTAGGAATGATAACGCGGGAAGCCCATGGACACAACGTTGCATATAAGCGT GTAAGTCAAAAGTTCGTGGATGCTGGTAAGGCTATGTGGATGGCACTGAAATGTGAGAATGTTTGGAGGCCATGTATATACATGTTCCTTTCTCTAGCAGTAAGTTTGCATATTCATGAGGGAATGTTTTACTGGTATACAGAAGCAAAGGATGGCCCATCTTTCTCAAAG GAGATGGTAGGGTCCATATCTTCTGTTGGTGCTGTAGGCTCTCTTCTAG gcgATGCAGCATTCAGTCAGATGATTGGGCGTCTCAAATGGATGCCTCTTCTTGTACTCAGTTCAAAGCTTTGCCCCTCGGGCATTGAAGGAACTTTTTTTGCTTTGCTAATGTCAATTGATCATATTGGTATTCTCACAGCTTCGTGGGGTGGAGGTCTCTTACTTCATGCCTTCAATGTTACAAGGACACAATTTGACAACCTTTGGATAGTGGTAGCGATCCGGAGCATTTTAAGAATGCTGCCAGTTTGCATTCTGTTTTTGATACCCAGCAGTGATCCAAATGCTGCTATTCTCCCATCCGAGATGTTGAAGAGTAAAAAGGGCGACGAGACGTTGGAAAATCAGAACATGGAAATGGCTCCTCTTGTGAGCAGTTTGGACCAGCAGTTAGTTGATACATGA
- the LOC107876004 gene encoding probable folate-biopterin transporter 3 isoform X1, with product MNTSKMGLILRKPFYWVKKLSEELHWSFVSAVVLVYGINQGMSLSLIRISTQYYMKDEQKLQPSEAQVYSGIIQLPWVVKPLWGFLTDTLPIFGYRRRPYFALGGFIGVVAMLSLSINQNLHLASALLCLMGGSAGAAIADVTIDACVTENSINHPSLASDMQSLCGLSSSVGQLIGYAISGFLVQLIGSKGVFGLLSIPSSLVILVGMITREAHGHNVAYKRVSQKFVDAGKAMWMALKCENVWRPCIYMFLSLAVSLHIHEGMFYWYTEAKDGPSFSKEMVGSISSVGAVGSLLGVLLYQNAFKNHPFRGLLFWTQLLYGASGLLDLILLSRVNLKFGIPDYVVVVGDAAFSQMIGRLKWMPLLVLSSKLCPSGIEGTFFALLMSIDHIGILTASWGGGLLLHAFNVTRTQFDNLWIVVAIRSILRMLPVCILFLIPSSDPNAAILPSEMLKSKKGDETLENQNMEMAPLVSSLDQQLVDT from the exons ATGAACACTTCAAAAATGGGCCTAATATTGCGAAAACCATTTTATTGGGTAAAAAAGCTAAGTGAAGAGCTACACTGGAGTTTCGTATCGGCTGTGGTGCTTGTGTACGGAATTAATCAGGGAATGAGTTTAAGTCTGATTAGAATTAGTACGCAGTATTATATGAAAGATGAGCAGAAGTTACAGCCATCTGAGGCTCAAGTTTATTCTGGAATTATTCAATTGCCTTGGGTTGTTAAGCCTCTTTGGGGATTCTTAACTGATACTCTTCCTATTTTCGGTTATAGGAGACGGCCCTACTTTGCTCTTGGTG GTTTCATTGGTGTTGTCGCTATGCTTAGTCTGTCAATCAACCAGAACTTACATCTTGCATCTGCTTTGTTGTGCCTAATGGGTGGCAGTGCGGGAGCTGCAATAGCAGATGTGACTATTGATGCTTGTGTGACTGAGAACAGCATAAACCATCCTTCTCTTGCCAGTGACATGCAAAGCTTGTGTGGTCTGAGCTCTTCAGTGGGGCAACTGATTGGGTATGCAATCAGTGGGTTTTTGGTACAGCTCATTGGATCCAAG GGGGTATTTGGACTTTTAAGCATCCCGTCTTCATTGGTCATTTTGGTAGGAATGATAACGCGGGAAGCCCATGGACACAACGTTGCATATAAGCGT GTAAGTCAAAAGTTCGTGGATGCTGGTAAGGCTATGTGGATGGCACTGAAATGTGAGAATGTTTGGAGGCCATGTATATACATGTTCCTTTCTCTAGCAGTAAGTTTGCATATTCATGAGGGAATGTTTTACTGGTATACAGAAGCAAAGGATGGCCCATCTTTCTCAAAG GAGATGGTAGGGTCCATATCTTCTGTTGGTGCTGTAGGCTCTCTTCTAGGTGTTCTCCTCTACCAGAATGCCTTTAAAAATCATCCTTTTCGTGGTTTACTTTTCTGGACTCAGTTACTGTATGGTGCTTCGGGGCTGTTGGATTTAATATTGCTCTCACGTGTAAACTTAAAGTTTGGCATCCctgattatgttgttgttgtaggcgATGCAGCATTCAGTCAGATGATTGGGCGTCTCAAATGGATGCCTCTTCTTGTACTCAGTTCAAAGCTTTGCCCCTCGGGCATTGAAGGAACTTTTTTTGCTTTGCTAATGTCAATTGATCATATTGGTATTCTCACAGCTTCGTGGGGTGGAGGTCTCTTACTTCATGCCTTCAATGTTACAAGGACACAATTTGACAACCTTTGGATAGTGGTAGCGATCCGGAGCATTTTAAGAATGCTGCCAGTTTGCATTCTGTTTTTGATACCCAGCAGTGATCCAAATGCTGCTATTCTCCCATCCGAGATGTTGAAGAGTAAAAAGGGCGACGAGACGTTGGAAAATCAGAACATGGAAATGGCTCCTCTTGTGAGCAGTTTGGACCAGCAGTTAGTTGATACATGA